One part of the Microlunatus elymi genome encodes these proteins:
- a CDS encoding class I SAM-dependent methyltransferase — MPKLSPVAATAQGPMVISAVEQYVPARQRLLDDALAIKMLPRAQRAFVSCCRFGPIRHALQSASERSVPGSWGGLIGRKRYADDQVAAALSDGIDQLVVLGAGLDTLACRLGLPAGIGTYEIDLAENIAAKRAALEAIYGRVPERLRQVPIDFDHDDLITTLRAVGWDSARPTMFVWEAVTQYLTEAGVRATLQGLESAAAGSRLIFTYVLRDLVEGKDLHGAERLHQQFVVKNPIWKFGLDPDQVGPLLSEHGWTKIEDVGPKEYAERYFGPAGRELSAMEIERFVLARRP, encoded by the coding sequence GTGCCGAAGTTGTCGCCGGTCGCCGCTACCGCGCAGGGTCCGATGGTGATCTCGGCGGTCGAGCAGTACGTGCCCGCCCGGCAGCGTCTGCTGGACGACGCCCTGGCGATCAAGATGCTGCCGCGAGCGCAGCGTGCCTTCGTGAGCTGCTGTCGCTTCGGACCGATCCGCCATGCGCTTCAGTCGGCCAGCGAACGCTCGGTCCCCGGCAGTTGGGGTGGGCTGATCGGGCGGAAGCGTTACGCCGACGATCAGGTCGCCGCCGCACTGTCCGACGGCATCGATCAACTGGTGGTGCTGGGCGCCGGCCTGGACACTCTCGCCTGTCGATTGGGGTTACCGGCCGGGATCGGCACCTACGAGATCGATCTGGCCGAGAACATCGCCGCGAAGCGAGCGGCGCTGGAGGCGATCTACGGCCGGGTGCCCGAACGGCTCCGCCAGGTGCCGATCGACTTCGATCATGACGATCTCATCACCACGCTGCGCGCGGTCGGCTGGGATTCGGCCCGGCCGACGATGTTCGTCTGGGAGGCGGTCACCCAATACCTCACCGAGGCGGGCGTCCGCGCGACCCTGCAGGGGCTGGAGTCGGCAGCTGCCGGCAGCCGGCTGATCTTCACCTACGTCCTGCGCGATCTCGTCGAGGGCAAGGATCTGCACGGCGCCGAGCGACTGCATCAGCAGTTCGTGGTCAAGAACCCGATCTGGAAGTTCGGCCTGGATCCCGACCAGGTCGGTCCGCTGCTGAGCGAGCACGGCTGGACCAAGATCGAGGACGTCGGGCCGAAGGAGTACGCCGAACGCTACTTCGGCCCGGCCGGACGTGAGCTGTCCGCGATGGAGATCGAGAGGTTCGTGCTGGCGCGGCGACCATGA
- a CDS encoding DUF6918 family protein codes for MSLSEKLLAEPARTAVISDLVVVVEQEVGEKKGISGTAVKAGYGAVRKVMPDLSKRAVVRLLPDCAVALDPFWDDFRTSGEAEFGKYLAGRGDEASQALLAVTDAKVAATSREVIKKAYKPLRGKAGDHVQAALPRLGSTLQKHAG; via the coding sequence GTGAGTCTGTCGGAGAAACTGCTGGCCGAGCCGGCACGCACTGCCGTGATCAGTGATCTCGTGGTGGTCGTGGAGCAGGAGGTCGGGGAGAAGAAGGGCATTTCCGGCACGGCGGTGAAGGCCGGCTACGGAGCGGTCCGCAAGGTGATGCCGGATCTGAGCAAACGAGCCGTGGTGCGGTTGTTGCCCGACTGCGCAGTGGCACTCGATCCGTTCTGGGACGACTTCCGGACCTCCGGCGAGGCCGAGTTCGGCAAGTACCTGGCCGGCCGCGGCGACGAGGCGTCGCAGGCGCTGCTGGCGGTCACCGACGCGAAGGTCGCCGCCACCTCGCGCGAAGTGATCAAGAAGGCGTACAAGCCGCTGCGCGGCAAGGCCGGCGATCACGTCCAGGCCGCGTTGCCGCGGCTGGGCTCGACGCTGCAGAAGCACGCCGGCTGA
- a CDS encoding MazG nucleotide pyrophosphohydrolase domain-containing protein yields MELQELQESARQVRSRFGEYESRRYGRSWTPEEIMLGFVGDVGDLAKLVQGKDGVRDTIDLDAKLAHELADCLWSVLILADSYHVDVQQAFRSTMADLNRWLDSQE; encoded by the coding sequence ATGGAGCTGCAGGAGTTGCAGGAGTCGGCGCGGCAGGTGCGATCGCGGTTCGGCGAATACGAGAGCCGGCGATACGGGCGATCCTGGACGCCGGAGGAGATCATGCTCGGTTTCGTCGGCGACGTCGGAGACCTGGCAAAGCTCGTTCAGGGCAAAGACGGAGTCCGCGACACGATCGACCTCGACGCCAAGCTGGCGCATGAACTGGCCGACTGCCTGTGGTCGGTTCTCATCCTCGCCGACAGCTACCACGTCGACGTGCAGCAGGCGTTCCGCTCGACGATGGCCGACCTGAACCGGTGGCTGGATTCGCAGGAATGA
- a CDS encoding DUF4192 domain-containing protein: MTTSLPAISPTDAAPVRLRAEDPGDLLAVLPYLLGYHPTESLVMAVVSDRTIAVGVRVDLIEDPAAIADRFEELARVNRADGVLLVAYSADPAAADRLLLPTITALAEIGVIEALYADGHRWWSRICDQGCCPPEGTEYRIDDNRLAAEAVFSGLTAGSDRSAIEELVRGPAPALMPVLDEVGERMVDEVCRMDVQCRRRLIRELVDDYVGRRSAGQAVQLTDEELVRLACLVVDLWVRDEAWARITRETASFHVELWQQVVSRSEEALASAPLCLLGMAAWVAGQGTLQVCCIERMRRIDPSYSMTDLLQDINDRAIPPGFWRNVRPGLVAALDELSDESAGRLDRAERRPNRAERRPNRAERRRRARRRSRC, from the coding sequence ATGACGACTTCTCTTCCAGCCATTTCGCCGACCGATGCCGCACCGGTACGGCTGCGCGCCGAGGATCCCGGCGACCTGCTCGCGGTCTTGCCCTATCTGCTCGGTTATCACCCCACCGAATCATTGGTGATGGCGGTGGTGTCCGATCGCACCATCGCCGTCGGCGTCCGAGTCGACCTGATCGAGGACCCGGCCGCGATCGCCGACCGGTTCGAAGAACTGGCTCGCGTGAACCGGGCCGACGGTGTCCTGCTGGTCGCCTACAGCGCCGATCCGGCCGCAGCGGACCGGTTGCTGCTGCCGACGATCACCGCGCTCGCCGAGATCGGCGTGATCGAGGCGCTCTACGCCGACGGCCACCGATGGTGGTCGCGGATCTGTGACCAGGGGTGTTGCCCGCCCGAGGGGACCGAGTATCGGATCGACGACAACCGGCTCGCTGCCGAGGCGGTCTTCTCCGGGCTCACCGCCGGGAGCGACCGGTCGGCGATCGAGGAACTGGTCCGCGGGCCGGCACCGGCGCTGATGCCGGTGTTGGACGAGGTGGGCGAACGCATGGTTGACGAGGTCTGCCGGATGGACGTCCAGTGCCGACGCCGACTCATCCGCGAGCTGGTCGACGACTACGTCGGCCGCCGATCCGCCGGCCAGGCCGTGCAGCTGACCGACGAGGAACTGGTTCGGCTGGCCTGCCTGGTCGTCGATCTGTGGGTCCGGGACGAGGCGTGGGCGAGGATCACCCGGGAGACGGCGTCGTTCCACGTCGAGCTCTGGCAGCAGGTCGTGTCGCGGTCCGAGGAGGCGTTGGCCAGTGCGCCGCTGTGCCTGCTCGGGATGGCTGCCTGGGTGGCCGGACAGGGCACGCTGCAGGTCTGTTGCATCGAGCGGATGCGCCGGATCGACCCCTCCTACTCGATGACCGATCTGTTGCAGGACATCAACGACCGAGCCATTCCGCCCGGGTTCTGGCGCAACGTACGACCTGGCCTGGTTGCCGCGCTGGATGAGTTGAGCGACGAGTCGGCCGGGCGACTGGACCGCGCCGAGAGGCGACCGAACCGCGCCGAGAGGCGACCGAACCGCGCCGAGAGGCGACGGCGAGCTCGGCGGCGATCCCGGTGCTGA
- a CDS encoding [protein-PII] uridylyltransferase, translating into MTAVVETALVELYERAGGPELGVALAAVGSLARRELGPYSDVDLVLLHDGADLGKINKLAERLWYPIWDSKIKLDHSVRTPAECADVAAKELTAGVGLLDLRVIAGDAGLTANARSRLLDGWRSGARKRLDELIASIVERNQTFGDAAYLLEPDLKEARGGFRDMIMLRALAATWLTDRPHQSVRDPYAFLLDVRDALHLSAGRNVDRLLATEAPDVAQRLGFNSTDALDPTDGLHRSVSLAARRIGHAIDLTVREARQVVPARRVIGFSRRGRRPNYERAPHGLVVHLGEVSLDRLTSPSEPLIGLRAGALAAQRGLVLSPVTAEHLGNLAPALPDPWPDEARESLLAMLSTGPALPPVWEALELNGCIGRWIPQWELIKAEPQYNPIHRHTVDRHSVQTAIEAHRHLTAVERPDILLLACLFHDIGKGLKARGVAGVDHAAGGAPVAREIVLSLGVAAEDAALIELLVREHLTLATLATRRDHADPATVDALIAAVDGKASTLKLLRALTESDARAAGPQAWSPWRAQLINALGDRVLLQLEGEEVPADVGSEFGIGLARSVLLDGRPRIEMQQRPGGVELIIACADRVGLFSDTAGLLAAHQVTVRSAVVGTIGGVAVNTWRTDANLVADLPDRAYLAGELLRLADHDQRVLSPVRRREARAHRQDQPPYVQLFDSASRTAAVIEVRVTDRAGLLYALGAALAEAGLSIRSAHITTLAGQAIDTFYVTEPDDTRPSQDRCRRAVRILTEAAAGPAR; encoded by the coding sequence ATGACCGCGGTCGTCGAGACCGCTCTGGTCGAGCTGTACGAGCGGGCGGGCGGGCCGGAGCTCGGCGTCGCCCTGGCCGCTGTCGGCAGCCTGGCCCGCCGCGAGCTCGGACCGTACTCCGATGTTGATCTTGTGCTGCTGCACGACGGCGCTGATCTCGGCAAGATCAACAAGCTGGCCGAACGGCTCTGGTATCCGATCTGGGACAGCAAGATCAAGTTGGATCACTCGGTTCGCACACCGGCCGAGTGCGCCGACGTCGCCGCCAAGGAGCTCACCGCCGGCGTCGGCCTGCTCGATCTTCGGGTGATCGCCGGCGACGCCGGGCTCACCGCGAACGCCCGCAGCCGGTTGCTGGACGGGTGGCGGTCCGGCGCCCGGAAACGGCTGGACGAGCTGATCGCCTCCATCGTCGAGCGGAACCAGACCTTCGGCGACGCGGCCTACCTGCTGGAACCGGATCTGAAGGAGGCCCGCGGCGGCTTCCGGGACATGATCATGCTGCGGGCGTTGGCGGCGACCTGGCTGACCGACCGGCCGCATCAGAGCGTACGAGATCCGTACGCCTTCCTGCTCGACGTGCGCGACGCACTGCATCTGTCCGCGGGCCGCAACGTCGACCGGCTGCTGGCCACCGAGGCGCCGGACGTGGCGCAGCGGCTCGGCTTCAACTCCACCGACGCCCTGGACCCCACCGATGGATTGCACCGTTCGGTGTCGCTGGCGGCGCGCCGGATCGGCCACGCGATTGACCTGACGGTCCGGGAGGCGCGTCAGGTCGTACCGGCCCGGCGGGTGATCGGATTCTCGCGCCGAGGCCGACGTCCGAACTACGAACGGGCGCCGCATGGTCTGGTCGTCCATCTGGGTGAGGTGAGTCTGGATCGGCTGACCTCACCAAGCGAACCGCTGATCGGCCTCCGCGCGGGCGCACTGGCGGCACAACGTGGGCTTGTGCTCTCCCCCGTCACGGCCGAACACCTGGGCAATCTGGCCCCGGCGCTTCCCGACCCGTGGCCGGACGAGGCCCGGGAGTCCCTGCTCGCGATGCTGTCGACCGGGCCCGCGCTGCCCCCGGTTTGGGAGGCGTTGGAACTCAACGGCTGCATCGGTCGCTGGATCCCGCAGTGGGAGTTGATCAAGGCCGAACCGCAGTACAACCCGATCCATCGGCACACCGTCGATCGGCACTCGGTGCAGACCGCGATCGAGGCGCACCGCCACCTGACCGCCGTCGAGAGGCCCGATATTCTCTTGCTGGCTTGCCTTTTCCACGACATCGGCAAGGGCCTGAAGGCTCGCGGAGTCGCCGGAGTTGATCATGCCGCCGGTGGCGCGCCGGTGGCGCGCGAGATCGTGCTGTCGCTCGGTGTCGCCGCCGAGGATGCGGCCCTGATCGAGTTGCTGGTGCGTGAGCATCTGACGCTGGCGACGCTGGCGACCCGTCGTGATCATGCTGATCCGGCCACCGTCGACGCGCTGATCGCCGCCGTCGATGGCAAGGCGTCGACGCTGAAGCTGCTGCGGGCGCTGACCGAATCGGATGCCCGGGCGGCAGGCCCGCAGGCGTGGTCGCCCTGGCGCGCGCAGTTGATCAACGCGCTGGGTGATCGGGTGCTGCTGCAACTGGAGGGGGAGGAAGTCCCTGCCGATGTCGGATCGGAGTTCGGCATCGGGTTGGCCCGGTCGGTGCTGCTGGACGGCCGGCCACGGATCGAGATGCAGCAACGGCCCGGCGGAGTGGAGTTGATCATCGCCTGCGCCGATCGGGTCGGACTGTTCAGCGACACGGCCGGTCTGCTGGCGGCTCACCAGGTCACCGTCCGGTCGGCGGTCGTCGGCACCATCGGCGGCGTCGCGGTGAACACCTGGCGGACGGACGCCAACCTCGTCGCAGATCTGCCCGACCGTGCCTATCTGGCCGGTGAACTGCTCCGGTTGGCCGACCATGATCAACGGGTGCTCAGTCCGGTACGCCGCCGGGAGGCGCGGGCGCATCGCCAGGATCAACCGCCGTACGTGCAACTCTTCGACTCCGCCAGCCGGACCGCTGCGGTGATCGAGGTCCGGGTGACCGATCGCGCCGGACTGCTGTACGCGCTCGGCGCCGCGCTGGCCGAGGCCGGGCTGTCGATCCGGTCGGCGCACATCACCACCCTGGCCGGACAGGCGATCGACACCTTCTACGTCACCGAGCCCGACGACACACGCCCGAGTCAGGACCGTTGCCGGCGGGCCGTCAGGATCCTGACCGAAGCCGCCGCCGGACCGGCCCGCTGA
- a CDS encoding carbohydrate kinase family protein: MTSEAGRRFVVCGETLIDLVRDERDPGNTFASGWQALSAGGPMNTAVALAKLGVDSHFLGRVSTDEFGRQLRGHMIGAGVDLDLAITSDQVTSLAVVSLDEHGKASYAFHFDQTANFNWQCDELPKLTDTDWLHLGSLALVVPPGGEVLLDWVREVPAPISIDINVRSSVISDPDAYWRRIEPWLQVLAGKGIVKASDEDVEFLGSEGWRRVAEQWHVRYELPMIVITRGEGGASALTGDGWTEVAGYPTAVVDTVGAGDTFMAGFLDGHVRLGIGLAESLRRGAAAASIVCSRQGAQPPTADEVAALQEGS, translated from the coding sequence ATGACCTCTGAGGCCGGGCGCAGGTTCGTGGTGTGCGGCGAGACCTTGATCGATCTGGTGCGCGACGAGCGGGACCCGGGCAACACGTTCGCCAGTGGCTGGCAGGCATTGTCGGCCGGCGGACCGATGAACACCGCGGTTGCGCTGGCAAAGCTCGGTGTGGACAGCCACTTCCTGGGACGTGTCTCCACCGACGAATTCGGCCGACAGCTCCGCGGTCACATGATCGGGGCCGGCGTCGACCTCGATCTGGCGATCACCAGTGATCAGGTCACCTCGTTGGCGGTAGTGAGTCTGGACGAGCACGGCAAGGCGAGCTACGCCTTCCACTTCGACCAGACCGCGAACTTCAACTGGCAGTGCGACGAGTTGCCCAAGCTGACCGACACCGACTGGCTGCATCTCGGGTCGCTGGCGCTGGTCGTTCCGCCGGGCGGCGAGGTGCTGCTGGACTGGGTCCGGGAGGTGCCGGCGCCGATCTCGATCGACATCAACGTGCGGTCCTCGGTGATCTCGGATCCCGACGCCTATTGGCGCCGGATCGAACCCTGGCTGCAGGTCCTGGCCGGGAAGGGGATCGTCAAGGCCAGCGACGAGGACGTCGAATTTCTCGGCTCCGAGGGCTGGCGTCGGGTGGCCGAGCAGTGGCATGTCCGCTACGAGCTGCCCATGATCGTGATCACCCGAGGGGAGGGCGGCGCAAGCGCGCTGACCGGCGACGGCTGGACCGAGGTGGCCGGCTATCCGACCGCGGTCGTTGACACCGTCGGCGCCGGCGACACCTTCATGGCCGGCTTCCTGGACGGGCACGTCCGGCTCGGTATCGGGCTGGCGGAGTCGCTGCGGCGTGGTGCCGCCGCGGCCTCGATCGTCTGCTCCCGGCAGGGTGCTCAACCGCCGACGGCCGACGAGGTCGCCGCCTTGCAGGAGGGGTCCTGA
- a CDS encoding P-II family nitrogen regulator: protein MKLVTAIIKPHMLDETKTALEAFGIEGMTVSEASGFGRQRGHTEVYRGAEYTVDLVPKLRLEVLVDDGDAADIVDVLVKSARTGRIGDGKVWTTSVDDVVRVRTGERGLDAL, encoded by the coding sequence ATGAAGCTCGTGACCGCGATCATCAAGCCGCACATGTTGGATGAAACCAAGACCGCTCTCGAAGCATTCGGCATCGAAGGCATGACGGTCAGCGAAGCCAGCGGTTTCGGCCGCCAGCGCGGCCACACCGAGGTCTATCGCGGTGCGGAGTACACCGTCGACCTGGTGCCGAAGCTCCGACTTGAGGTGCTCGTCGACGACGGTGATGCAGCCGATATCGTCGACGTCCTGGTCAAGAGTGCCCGGACCGGTCGCATCGGTGACGGCAAGGTCTGGACCACCAGTGTGGACGACGTCGTACGGGTCCGCACCGGGGAGCGCGGGCTGGACGCGCTCTGA
- a CDS encoding DUF4352 domain-containing protein produces the protein MSSEPTGLGPQQHGPGFERPDAGRPPGPQWGAPGPQWGAPGQRPPELGGTGHGGGPTGPWQPTGDRPSQPPRPQPERPPKNRLPAILTAAVIALVALIVVIATVRANVADRENATAGGNTPTPTPSAVPKDTKDSITFSSTEGSGRLTVRSHRWTSSATGDPIYGHYLQLEVEISATEGRISYGPQYFQTFDKSSNVYQTSEAGARPPLLATGYLRPGQTVRGGIAFDMPRGPVTLLMSNSLLESVTAIRIAD, from the coding sequence ATGAGCTCCGAACCGACGGGACTGGGACCGCAACAACACGGTCCCGGATTTGAACGCCCCGATGCCGGCCGCCCGCCCGGCCCGCAATGGGGCGCGCCCGGCCCGCAGTGGGGCGCACCAGGTCAACGCCCGCCCGAACTCGGCGGCACCGGCCACGGCGGCGGACCAACCGGTCCGTGGCAGCCCACCGGCGATCGACCCTCACAGCCCCCACGCCCGCAGCCCGAGCGGCCGCCGAAGAACCGGCTGCCGGCGATCCTGACCGCGGCGGTGATCGCGCTGGTTGCGCTGATCGTCGTGATCGCCACCGTACGTGCCAATGTCGCCGACCGCGAGAACGCGACCGCCGGCGGCAACACCCCGACGCCGACCCCGTCGGCCGTCCCGAAGGACACCAAGGACTCGATCACGTTCAGCTCGACCGAGGGAAGCGGCCGGCTCACGGTCCGGTCGCACCGCTGGACCAGCAGTGCGACCGGTGACCCGATCTATGGCCACTACCTCCAACTCGAGGTGGAGATCAGCGCGACCGAGGGCCGGATCAGTTACGGCCCGCAGTACTTCCAGACCTTCGACAAGTCCAGCAACGTCTACCAGACCAGCGAAGCCGGTGCTCGTCCGCCGCTGCTGGCCACCGGCTACCTCCGGCCGGGACAGACGGTACGCGGCGGCATCGCCTTCGACATGCCGCGCGGCCCGGTCACCCTGCTGATGAGCAACTCGCTGCTGGAATCGGTGACCGCGATCCGCATCGCCGACTGA
- a CDS encoding aldose epimerase family protein: MAHQEQLTRRGWQVVRLSSETLAVEVVPELGATICSIRRLGDDLEILHQTPWGLPRYGGTGLSGTAEVIRQDLNPGGWQSIFPNGGDTVVVDGADQGQDGEARVALFEPDQDQQQTDLDQTDEGTLRLHARMRRSPIEMTKIIKMDGDQVSVTETVRNVGADEHEVMWGSQLQFGAPLIAPEAEVDCAAGLVHPDATILYDVDYDDVTVWPRTPGASGMINLRTIPKPGSENRMAYLTEFTAGVATITNSTLDCRVELTWDQISLPHLWYQLEAGDTEDHPWFGTGYYLALTPNSSWPAHGLHDARRIASSTLTLASGEERSTTVSLKICTVN, from the coding sequence ATGGCGCATCAGGAGCAGCTGACCCGGCGCGGCTGGCAGGTCGTTCGGTTGAGCTCGGAAACGCTGGCGGTCGAGGTCGTACCGGAGCTGGGCGCCACCATCTGTTCAATCCGCCGTCTCGGCGACGATCTGGAGATCCTGCATCAGACACCCTGGGGTCTGCCACGCTACGGCGGGACCGGACTGAGCGGCACCGCCGAGGTGATCCGGCAGGACCTCAATCCCGGCGGCTGGCAGTCGATCTTTCCCAACGGCGGCGACACCGTGGTGGTCGACGGCGCCGATCAGGGCCAGGACGGCGAGGCCCGGGTCGCGTTGTTCGAACCGGACCAGGACCAGCAGCAGACCGACCTTGATCAAACCGACGAAGGCACCCTCCGGCTGCATGCTCGGATGCGGCGCAGCCCGATCGAGATGACCAAGATCATCAAGATGGACGGTGATCAGGTGTCCGTCACCGAGACCGTACGCAACGTCGGCGCGGACGAGCACGAGGTGATGTGGGGCAGCCAACTGCAGTTCGGCGCGCCGCTGATCGCACCCGAGGCCGAGGTCGACTGCGCGGCCGGTCTGGTCCACCCGGACGCCACCATCCTGTACGACGTCGACTACGACGACGTCACGGTCTGGCCGCGTACGCCCGGCGCATCCGGCATGATCAACTTGCGGACGATTCCCAAGCCTGGTTCGGAAAATCGGATGGCCTACTTGACCGAATTCACCGCCGGCGTAGCGACCATCACCAACTCGACGCTCGACTGCCGGGTCGAGCTGACCTGGGACCAGATCAGTCTGCCGCACCTGTGGTATCAGCTCGAAGCCGGCGACACCGAAGATCATCCGTGGTTCGGCACCGGCTATTACCTGGCGCTGACGCCCAACAGCAGCTGGCCCGCGCACGGGCTGCACGACGCCCGCCGGATCGCGTCCAGCACCCTCACCCTGGCCAGCGGCGAGGAGCGCAGCACCACCGTCTCGCTGAAGATCTGCACCGTGAACTGA